One stretch of Aerosakkonema funiforme FACHB-1375 DNA includes these proteins:
- a CDS encoding ABC transporter ATP-binding protein — MPTAEIPQLRLTQVSLRAPVGLQFLLKNISFDVFTGDRIAIVGPSGAGKTSLLRLLNRLSTPSEGSIYLEDRDIQKIPVIQLRQQVTLVLQEPKLLGMTVREAIAYPLLLRSLPQQEIQARLNYWTERLHIPEDWLERTEVQLSVGQRQLVAIARALAIQPKILLLDEPTSALDAGRSAHLLRVSIQLAEENKITILMVNHQLDLAQQFCTKVLHFQQGELIEELKADRVDWSNLRETFVRLEQQAAEEWL; from the coding sequence TTGCCAACAGCAGAAATTCCCCAACTACGACTAACTCAGGTGAGCTTGAGAGCTCCTGTAGGTTTGCAGTTTTTACTTAAAAATATTTCTTTTGATGTATTTACAGGCGATCGCATCGCCATTGTTGGGCCATCAGGTGCCGGGAAAACCTCTCTTTTGCGGCTGTTAAATCGGCTGAGTACACCCAGCGAAGGCTCAATTTATCTTGAAGATCGAGATATCCAGAAAATTCCAGTTATTCAGCTACGTCAGCAAGTCACTTTAGTGCTGCAAGAGCCTAAGCTTTTGGGGATGACCGTTCGGGAGGCGATCGCATATCCCCTGCTGCTCCGAAGTCTACCACAACAAGAAATTCAGGCACGACTCAATTACTGGACAGAACGCCTCCACATCCCAGAAGATTGGTTAGAAAGGACTGAGGTGCAACTTTCTGTCGGTCAAAGACAACTGGTAGCGATCGCTCGTGCCTTAGCAATCCAACCTAAAATCTTATTATTAGACGAACCAACTTCTGCTCTGGATGCCGGTCGTTCCGCGCATCTCCTGCGAGTTTCGATCCAGCTGGCAGAAGAAAATAAAATTACAATTTTAATGGTCAATCACCAGCTGGATTTGGCACAGCAGTTTTGTACAAAAGTTTTGCATTTCCAGCAGGGCGAGCTAATTGAAGAGTTAAAAGCCGATCGGGTAGATTGGAGTAACCTCCGCGAAACTTTTGTACGATTGGAACAACAAGCAGCTGAAGAATGGTTGTAA
- a CDS encoding response regulator transcription factor, producing the protein MGSVGIQIIEGNPHLRSLLGWHLQQAGYRVFQAASLYQAREVFHLRQPTLVILDSELPDGDALEFCGWLLRQQRPYILMLSARNTEADIVAGLKAGADDYLTKPFGMQEFLARIEALIRRNRMTLPPAYLDYGDLKIDLVQRRVRFKEELVDLTPQEFSLLYVLAQADGLPLSRSELLHRAWPDAIDNPRTIDTHVLSLRKKLETDPRQPSLIQTVRNVGYRFNPEFLRGSVSTLDQTSHFQRHSDRSVPKMVTTESHWG; encoded by the coding sequence GTGGGATCAGTAGGTATTCAAATTATTGAAGGAAATCCGCATCTGCGATCGCTGCTCGGTTGGCACTTACAGCAGGCCGGATACCGAGTGTTCCAAGCCGCCAGCCTCTATCAAGCGCGGGAAGTGTTTCATCTGCGTCAACCAACATTGGTAATTCTCGACTCCGAACTTCCCGATGGCGATGCTTTAGAGTTTTGCGGCTGGCTGCTGCGACAGCAGAGGCCATATATTCTCATGCTGTCTGCCCGCAACACCGAAGCGGATATCGTCGCCGGTTTAAAAGCAGGGGCAGATGATTACCTGACCAAGCCTTTTGGTATGCAGGAGTTCCTGGCGCGAATTGAAGCGCTGATTAGACGGAACAGAATGACTCTACCGCCGGCCTATCTGGATTATGGCGATCTGAAAATTGACTTGGTACAGCGTCGCGTCCGCTTTAAAGAAGAACTGGTCGATTTGACTCCCCAAGAGTTCAGTTTGCTGTATGTCTTGGCGCAAGCGGACGGACTGCCCCTCAGTCGTTCTGAATTGCTACACAGAGCTTGGCCGGATGCGATCGACAATCCCCGCACTATAGACACTCATGTTCTCTCGCTGCGGAAGAAGCTGGAAACCGATCCGCGCCAACCCAGTCTAATTCAAACAGTCCGCAATGTCGGCTATCGCTTTAACCCGGAGTTTCTTAGGGGGTCTGTATCAACGCTAGATCAAACCTCCCATTTTCAAAGACATTCCGATCGTTCTGTACCGAAAATGGTCACAACAGAAAGCCATTGGGGATAA
- a CDS encoding DUF6761 family protein translates to MLQDTQTIRHYQKLTDALVDMWNRGYRYDSLRLYLDGYIAALRHTNALEPYRINRLEEEVTRYIYDPSNFEMPQPQPQSDYY, encoded by the coding sequence ATGCTTCAGGACACTCAAACCATTAGGCACTACCAAAAACTTACCGACGCCCTGGTCGATATGTGGAATCGGGGCTACAGATATGACAGTTTGCGTTTGTATTTAGATGGTTATATAGCTGCGCTGCGCCATACTAACGCACTTGAGCCATATCGCATCAACCGTTTGGAGGAGGAAGTTACACGTTACATATACGATCCATCTAATTTTGAAATGCCTCAACCCCAACCCCAATCGGACTACTACTGA
- the grxD gene encoding Grx4 family monothiol glutaredoxin, producing MTPELKEKIDNLVKQHKILVFMKGNKLMPQCGFSNNVVQILNTYAVPYETVDVLEDYEIRQGIKEYSNWPTIPQVYINGEFIGGSDIMIEMYQKGELKELLEVALAS from the coding sequence ATGACACCAGAACTGAAAGAAAAAATTGACAACTTGGTAAAACAGCACAAGATTTTAGTTTTTATGAAGGGCAACAAGCTAATGCCCCAATGCGGTTTTTCCAACAATGTGGTGCAGATTCTCAACACATATGCAGTTCCCTATGAAACTGTTGATGTGCTTGAAGATTATGAAATTCGTCAGGGAATCAAAGAATATTCCAACTGGCCAACTATTCCCCAAGTTTACATTAATGGAGAATTTATCGGTGGCTCGGACATTATGATCGAGATGTATCAAAAAGGTGAATTAAAAGAGTTGCTAGAGGTTGCTTTAGCTTCCTGA
- a CDS encoding BolA family protein, with protein sequence MISPVQVEAMIKAELADAQVQVQDLTGGGDHYQVTVVSSLFEGKRLIQQHQMVYAALQQAMSSEAIHALSLKTYTPQALKATQ encoded by the coding sequence ATGATTAGTCCGGTTCAGGTTGAAGCTATGATTAAGGCAGAATTGGCTGACGCACAGGTTCAGGTTCAAGACCTGACTGGCGGCGGCGACCACTATCAAGTGACGGTGGTTTCCTCTTTATTTGAAGGCAAGAGGCTGATTCAACAGCACCAAATGGTTTATGCTGCGCTGCAACAAGCTATGTCTTCAGAAGCTATTCATGCTTTGTCGCTGAAAACCTACACTCCCCAAGCTCTGAAAGCTACTCAATAG
- a CDS encoding lysophospholipid acyltransferase family protein: protein MIPLHSSPKTLASITPKTVTAVTSSVAPWFSQLAYPLGRHIILPIYFGKISVAGRENLPTEGPVILAPTHRSRWDAFMVPYAAGRDITGRDLRFMVSANEMTGLQGWFVRRFGGFPVDTEHPTISSLRHAVELLQQGESLVLFPEGNIFRHNQISPLKPGLARIALQAESSQPGLGIKIVPISIKYSQPIPYRGCNVEINIGSPLSVAEYRTETVKKGAQRLTANLDAALREIHES from the coding sequence ATGATCCCGCTCCACTCTTCTCCAAAAACCCTTGCCAGCATAACACCGAAAACAGTGACAGCCGTTACCTCCAGCGTTGCACCTTGGTTCAGTCAATTGGCTTATCCCTTGGGACGTCACATTATCTTACCTATTTACTTTGGTAAGATTTCGGTGGCGGGGCGGGAAAATTTACCCACAGAAGGGCCGGTTATTCTCGCTCCTACCCATCGCTCTCGTTGGGATGCCTTTATGGTGCCCTATGCAGCAGGTCGAGACATCACCGGGCGGGATCTGCGGTTTATGGTTTCTGCTAATGAAATGACAGGGCTGCAAGGCTGGTTTGTTCGCCGTTTCGGAGGCTTCCCCGTTGACACAGAACATCCGACAATTAGCAGTCTGCGCCATGCAGTTGAGCTACTCCAACAGGGGGAAAGTCTGGTTTTATTTCCAGAAGGCAATATCTTCCGTCACAATCAAATCAGCCCACTCAAACCCGGTTTAGCCAGAATAGCTTTGCAAGCCGAATCAAGCCAACCCGGTTTGGGCATAAAAATAGTACCTATAAGTATTAAATACAGTCAGCCTATTCCTTACAGAGGCTGCAATGTAGAAATTAACATCGGTTCTCCTCTCAGTGTGGCCGAATATCGCACGGAAACGGTCAAAAAAGGCGCACAACGTTTAACAGCTAATCTTGACGCTGCTCTGCGGGAGATCCATGAAAGTTAG